A genomic window from Pseudomonas argentinensis includes:
- the dctM gene encoding C4-dicarboxylate TRAP transporter large permease protein DctM, protein MTIAFLFVALFVLMFIGIPVAISLGLSGAMTILFFSNDSVRSLAIKLFETSEHYTLLAIPFFLLSGAFMTSGGVARRLIDFANACVGHIKGGLAIAAIMACMLFAALSGSSPATVAAVGSIVIAGMVRSGYKQDFAAGIVCNAGTLGILIPPSIVMVVYATATETSVGKLFMAGVVPGLLLGLVLMVVIYIMARVQNMPSLPRASLKEILVAGRKAGWGLLLIVIILGGIYSGMFTPTEAAAVAAVYAAFVAIFVYKDMTIGECPKVIIEAGKLSVVLMFIIANAMLFAHVLTTEQIPQSITAWVVEQGFSPIEFLIVVNIVLLIAGTFMEPSAIILILAPILFPIAMQLGIDPIHLGIIMVVNMEIGLITPPTGLNLFVTSAVTGMPLTRVVRAVSPWLLVMLGFLLLVTYVPFISLGLPNLLGM, encoded by the coding sequence ATGACCATTGCCTTTCTGTTCGTCGCCCTGTTCGTGCTGATGTTCATCGGCATTCCGGTGGCGATTTCCCTGGGCTTGTCCGGGGCCATGACCATCCTGTTCTTCAGTAACGACTCGGTGCGTTCGCTGGCGATCAAGCTGTTCGAGACCAGCGAGCACTACACGTTGCTGGCCATTCCCTTCTTCCTGCTGTCCGGCGCCTTCATGACCAGCGGCGGCGTGGCCCGCCGCCTGATCGATTTCGCCAACGCCTGCGTCGGTCATATCAAGGGCGGCCTGGCCATCGCCGCGATCATGGCGTGCATGCTGTTCGCCGCGCTGAGCGGCTCGTCCCCGGCCACCGTGGCCGCGGTCGGCTCGATCGTCATCGCCGGCATGGTGCGTTCGGGCTACAAGCAGGACTTCGCTGCCGGCATCGTCTGTAACGCCGGCACCCTGGGCATCCTGATTCCGCCGTCGATCGTCATGGTGGTCTACGCCACCGCGACCGAAACCTCGGTGGGCAAGCTGTTCATGGCCGGCGTGGTACCCGGCCTGCTGCTCGGCCTGGTGCTGATGGTGGTGATCTACATCATGGCCCGCGTGCAGAACATGCCGTCGCTGCCGCGCGCTTCGCTCAAGGAGATCCTGGTTGCCGGGCGCAAGGCGGGTTGGGGGCTGCTGCTGATCGTGATCATCCTTGGCGGCATCTACTCGGGCATGTTCACGCCGACCGAAGCCGCAGCGGTGGCCGCGGTATACGCCGCGTTCGTGGCGATCTTCGTCTACAAGGACATGACCATCGGCGAATGCCCGAAGGTGATCATCGAGGCCGGCAAGCTGAGCGTGGTGCTGATGTTCATCATCGCCAACGCCATGCTGTTCGCCCACGTGCTGACCACCGAGCAGATCCCGCAGTCGATCACCGCCTGGGTCGTGGAGCAGGGCTTTTCGCCCATCGAGTTCCTGATCGTGGTGAACATCGTGCTGCTGATCGCCGGTACCTTCATGGAGCCGTCGGCGATCATCCTGATCCTGGCGCCGATCCTGTTCCCGATCGCCATGCAACTGGGCATCGACCCGATCCACCTGGGCATCATCATGGTGGTGAACATGGAAATCGGCCTGATCACGCCGCCGACGGGCCTGAACCTGTTCGTCACCTCGGCGGTCACCGGCATGCCGCTGACCCGCGTGGTACGCGCCGTATCGCCATGGCTGCTGGTGATGCTGGGCTTCCTGCTGCTGGTCACCTATGTGCCGTTCATCTCCCTGGGGCTGCCGAACCTGCTGGGCATGTAA
- the atzF gene encoding allophanate hydrolase has protein sequence MPYASFAFTLADWQQAYRDAAQPADLLHGLLAELGTADNAWISLASAAQLDAQLADLQALLDQAEGQRSKLPLYGVPFAIKDNIDAAGWATTAACPEFAYTAEADATVVARLRAAGAILIGKTNLDQFATGLVGTRSPHGAVVNSFNADYVSGGSSSGSASVVARGLVPFSLGTDTAGSGRVPAGFNNIVGLKPTKGWLPNTGLVPACRTVDCISIFALTVGDAETVAGIAGGYDAADAYSRNNPNSAPVGMPAAPTFAVPDSLEFFGDTQTRAVFEQALEQLKSLGVTFKTLDFSPFRQLAEQLYYGPWVAERTVAVEGVDPAHIDPVVRGIVESGHQYSACDAYKAEYLRAELSRTINDALAGFDALVVPTSPTIRSLAEMQQEPVLFNSQFGTYTNFTNLADLSALAMPAGLRDDGLPAGITLLAPAWHDRALAAFGKRWQASLELPLGATGRALPTHTPAAAVPAGSVRVAVVGAHLTGMPLNFQLTTRDAVLVEQTLTSPDYRLYALAGTVPPKPGLARSADGTSIIVELWDIPLARFGEFVAEIPAPLGIGNLTLADGRSVKGFICEPWALGDARDITSFGGWRAFIASQQAAKH, from the coding sequence ATGCCCTACGCCTCCTTCGCCTTTACCCTCGCCGATTGGCAACAGGCTTACCGTGACGCCGCCCAGCCTGCCGATTTGCTGCATGGCCTGCTCGCCGAGCTCGGCACTGCCGACAATGCCTGGATCAGCCTGGCCAGCGCCGCGCAGCTCGACGCGCAGTTAGCCGACCTGCAGGCGCTGCTCGACCAGGCCGAAGGCCAGCGGAGCAAGCTGCCACTCTACGGCGTGCCCTTCGCCATCAAGGACAATATCGACGCCGCCGGCTGGGCCACCACGGCCGCCTGCCCCGAGTTCGCCTATACAGCCGAAGCCGACGCCACGGTGGTCGCCCGCCTGCGCGCCGCCGGCGCCATCCTGATCGGCAAGACCAACCTCGATCAGTTCGCCACCGGCCTGGTCGGTACCCGCTCGCCCCATGGGGCGGTGGTCAACAGCTTCAACGCCGATTACGTCAGTGGCGGCTCCAGCTCCGGCTCGGCCAGCGTAGTGGCACGTGGCCTGGTGCCCTTCTCCCTGGGCACCGACACCGCCGGCTCGGGCCGTGTGCCGGCGGGCTTCAACAATATCGTCGGGCTCAAGCCGACCAAGGGCTGGCTACCGAACACCGGCCTGGTGCCGGCGTGCCGCACCGTCGACTGCATTTCGATCTTCGCCCTGACGGTGGGCGATGCTGAAACCGTGGCCGGCATCGCCGGTGGCTACGACGCCGCCGACGCCTACTCGCGCAACAATCCCAACAGTGCCCCGGTGGGCATGCCGGCCGCGCCGACCTTCGCCGTGCCGGACAGCCTGGAGTTCTTTGGCGATACCCAGACCCGGGCGGTGTTCGAGCAGGCGCTGGAGCAGTTGAAAAGCCTGGGCGTGACCTTCAAGACCCTCGACTTCAGCCCGTTCCGCCAGTTGGCCGAGCAGCTCTATTACGGCCCCTGGGTCGCCGAGCGCACGGTTGCCGTGGAAGGCGTCGACCCGGCGCATATCGACCCGGTGGTGCGCGGCATCGTCGAAAGTGGCCACCAGTACAGCGCCTGCGATGCCTACAAGGCCGAGTACCTGCGCGCCGAGCTGAGCCGCACCATCAACGACGCGCTGGCGGGCTTTGACGCGCTGGTAGTGCCCACCTCGCCGACCATTCGCAGCCTCGCCGAAATGCAGCAGGAGCCGGTGCTGTTCAACAGCCAGTTCGGCACCTACACCAACTTCACCAACCTCGCCGACCTCTCTGCCCTGGCAATGCCCGCCGGCCTGCGTGACGACGGCCTACCCGCCGGCATCACCCTGCTCGCCCCGGCCTGGCACGACCGCGCCCTGGCAGCTTTCGGCAAACGCTGGCAGGCCAGCCTGGAACTGCCACTGGGCGCCACCGGCCGCGCGCTGCCAACCCACACGCCAGCCGCCGCGGTGCCGGCCGGCAGCGTGCGGGTCGCGGTGGTCGGTGCACACCTGACCGGCATGCCGCTGAATTTCCAGCTGACCACCCGCGACGCGGTGCTGGTCGAGCAGACCCTGACCTCGCCGGATTACCGCCTCTACGCCCTGGCCGGCACCGTGCCGCCAAAACCGGGCCTGGCGCGCAGCGCCGACGGCACCTCGATCATCGTCGAGCTGTGGGACATCCCCCTGGCGCGCTTTGGCGAGTTCGTCGCCGAGATCCCCGCGCCGCTGGGCATCGGCAACCTGACCCTGGCCGATGGGCGCAGCGTGAAGGGCTTTATCTGCGAGCCCTGGGCGCTGGGTGATGCCCGCGACATCACCAGCTTCGGCGGTTGGCGCGCCTTTATCGCCAGCCAGCAAGCCGCCAAGCACTGA
- the yrfG gene encoding GMP/IMP nucleotidase — protein sequence MNLPWSDIDTVLLDMDGTLLDLHFDNHFWLEHLPQRYAEHHGVSRALADAELQPLFTEHTGQLNWYCTDFWSRELKLSIKDLKREVADLIALRPDADTFLAAIRQAGKRVVMITNAHRDSLSLKLERIELAPYFDRMISSHDYGYPKEDQQFWSALQQDLAFDPARSLFIDDNLPILRSAGRFGVRHLLAVYEPDSRKGVKDTEEFEAVKDYRALLQGL from the coding sequence ATGAACCTGCCCTGGTCCGATATCGACACCGTATTGCTGGACATGGACGGCACCCTGCTCGACCTGCACTTCGACAACCACTTCTGGCTCGAACACCTGCCGCAGCGCTATGCCGAGCACCATGGCGTCAGCCGCGCCCTGGCCGATGCCGAATTGCAGCCGCTGTTCACCGAGCATACCGGCCAGCTGAACTGGTATTGCACGGACTTCTGGAGCCGCGAGCTGAAGCTGTCGATCAAGGACCTCAAGCGCGAAGTCGCCGACCTGATCGCCCTGCGCCCGGATGCCGACACCTTTCTCGCCGCCATCCGCCAGGCCGGCAAAAGAGTGGTGATGATCACCAACGCCCACCGCGACTCACTGTCGCTGAAACTGGAGCGCATCGAACTGGCGCCCTACTTCGACCGCATGATCAGCTCCCACGATTACGGTTACCCCAAGGAAGACCAGCAGTTCTGGTCGGCCCTGCAACAGGACCTGGCCTTCGACCCGGCGCGCAGCCTATTCATCGACGACAACCTGCCCATCCTGCGCAGCGCCGGGCGCTTTGGCGTCAGGCACTTGCTGGCGGTGTACGAACCCGATAGCCGCAAGGGCGTGAAGGACACCGAGGAGTTCGAGGCGGTGAAGGACTACCGGGCGTTGTTGCAGGGCCTGTGA
- the cysQ gene encoding 3'(2'),5'-bisphosphate nucleotidase CysQ, whose translation MSHPLLAGVLELVQQAGEAILPFWRQGVEVVEKADASPVTAADLAAHGILAEGLLAMEPGIPVLSEEDADIALSERAGWSRWWLVDPLDGTKEFIADSEEFTVNVALVERGEVVFGVVGIPATGVIYHGGREFGAWRVAPGEPPRAINVRETPASGLTVVASRRHGSALQEQLLTALVARFGDIERVSVGSSLKFCQLAEGSADFYPRLAPTSQWDTAAAQGVLEGAGGAVLTLQGEPLRYEARESLLNPFFLALPADASWRGLIVEEARALG comes from the coding sequence ATGAGTCATCCGTTGTTGGCTGGCGTGCTGGAGTTGGTGCAGCAGGCCGGCGAGGCCATTCTGCCGTTCTGGCGCCAGGGCGTGGAGGTGGTCGAGAAAGCCGATGCCTCACCGGTTACCGCCGCTGACCTGGCGGCCCATGGCATCCTGGCCGAGGGCCTGCTGGCGATGGAGCCGGGCATTCCCGTGCTGTCCGAGGAAGATGCCGATATCGCCCTGAGCGAGCGCGCCGGCTGGTCGCGCTGGTGGCTGGTCGACCCCCTGGATGGCACCAAGGAATTTATCGCCGACAGCGAGGAGTTCACCGTCAACGTGGCGTTGGTCGAGCGTGGAGAGGTGGTGTTCGGTGTGGTCGGCATTCCCGCTACTGGCGTGATCTACCACGGTGGCCGCGAGTTCGGCGCCTGGCGGGTCGCGCCGGGTGAGCCGCCGCGAGCGATCAACGTGCGCGAGACGCCGGCCAGCGGCCTGACCGTGGTTGCCAGCCGCCGCCACGGCAGCGCCCTGCAGGAACAGCTGCTGACCGCGCTGGTGGCCCGTTTCGGTGATATCGAGCGGGTCAGCGTCGGCAGTTCGCTGAAGTTCTGCCAACTGGCCGAGGGCAGCGCCGACTTCTACCCGCGCCTGGCGCCCACCTCGCAGTGGGACACCGCCGCGGCGCAGGGCGTGCTGGAAGGGGCGGGTGGTGCGGTACTGACGCTGCAGGGCGAGCCGCTTCGTTATGAGGCGCGTGAGTCGCTGCTCAATCCGTTCTTTCTGGCGTTGCCGGCGGATGCGAGTTGGCGTGGGCTGATCGTGGAAGAGGCGCGGGCGCTGGGTTGA
- a CDS encoding beta-ketoacyl synthase: MKSRLPVIVGFGGYNAAGRSSFHHGFRRTVIESLDEQARQETLTGLAVMTKLVRVVDGRYQSLDGEALSPADIERRYGAQILASTLVRRIEKQHLDPDAAHWHKSIAVGGEAGSLTFVSNRKQLPEPLPANWSVEELDGNEVRVTLHDNFEFKVDSYRALPVKSAGQLPTGFEPGELYNSRFHPRGLQMAVVGVTDALRATGVPWQTIVDHVAPDEIAVFAGSIMSQLDENGFGGLMQSRLKGHRVSSKQLALGLNTMPADFINAYVLGSVGTTGSVTGACATFLYNLQKGIEQINAGKARVVIVGNSEAPINAECIEGYGAMGALATEDGLRLIEGKTDMAQDGVDFRRASRPFGENCGFTLSEACQFVVLMDDELALQLGADIHGAATDVFINADGFKKSISAPGPGNYLTVAKAVAAAAQLVGIDAVRQRSFVHAHGSSTPANRVTESELLDRVAAAFAIDSWPVAAVKAFVGHSLATASGDQVISALGTFKYGIIPGIKTIDAVADDVHQQHLSISKVDRHDQRMDVCFINSKGFGGNNASAVVLAPHVVERMLRKRHGEAAFGAYQQRREQTRASAQAYDEQATKGQLEIIYNFGNDLIDDTEIAIDDAQIKVPGFAQPLVYKQDSRYSDMLD; encoded by the coding sequence GTGAAGTCTCGTTTGCCTGTGATCGTCGGTTTCGGTGGCTACAATGCCGCCGGGCGCAGCTCCTTCCACCACGGTTTCCGCCGTACGGTGATCGAATCGCTGGACGAACAGGCACGCCAGGAAACCCTTACCGGTCTGGCGGTAATGACCAAGCTGGTGCGCGTGGTGGATGGCCGTTACCAGAGCCTGGACGGCGAAGCCCTCTCCCCCGCCGACATCGAGCGCCGCTACGGCGCGCAGATTCTCGCCTCGACCCTGGTGCGCCGTATCGAGAAGCAGCACCTGGATCCCGATGCTGCCCACTGGCACAAGAGCATCGCCGTCGGTGGCGAAGCCGGCAGCCTGACCTTCGTCAGCAACCGCAAGCAGCTGCCCGAGCCACTGCCGGCCAACTGGTCGGTCGAGGAGCTGGACGGCAACGAGGTGCGCGTCACCCTGCATGACAACTTTGAATTCAAGGTCGACAGCTACCGTGCCCTGCCGGTGAAATCCGCCGGCCAGTTGCCCACCGGCTTCGAGCCCGGCGAGCTGTACAACTCGCGTTTCCACCCCCGCGGCCTGCAGATGGCCGTGGTCGGCGTGACCGACGCGCTGCGCGCCACCGGCGTGCCATGGCAAACCATCGTCGACCACGTGGCGCCTGACGAAATCGCCGTGTTCGCCGGCAGCATCATGAGCCAGCTCGACGAAAACGGTTTCGGCGGTTTGATGCAGTCACGCCTCAAGGGCCATCGCGTCAGCTCCAAGCAGCTGGCACTGGGCCTGAACACCATGCCGGCCGACTTCATCAATGCCTACGTGCTGGGCAGCGTCGGCACCACCGGCAGCGTCACCGGTGCCTGTGCCACCTTCCTGTACAACCTGCAGAAGGGCATCGAGCAGATCAACGCCGGCAAGGCGCGGGTGGTGATCGTCGGCAACAGCGAAGCGCCGATCAACGCCGAATGCATCGAGGGCTATGGCGCCATGGGCGCCCTGGCCACCGAAGATGGCTTGCGCCTGATCGAAGGCAAGACCGATATGGCCCAGGACGGCGTCGACTTCCGCCGCGCCAGCCGTCCGTTCGGCGAGAATTGTGGCTTCACACTGTCCGAAGCCTGCCAGTTCGTGGTGCTGATGGACGACGAGCTGGCCCTGCAGCTGGGCGCCGATATCCACGGCGCCGCCACCGATGTATTCATCAACGCCGACGGCTTCAAGAAATCCATCTCCGCGCCTGGCCCGGGCAACTACCTGACCGTCGCCAAGGCCGTCGCCGCCGCTGCCCAACTGGTCGGCATCGACGCCGTGCGCCAGCGCAGCTTCGTGCATGCCCATGGCTCCAGCACCCCGGCCAACCGGGTCACCGAATCGGAACTGCTGGATCGCGTCGCCGCCGCCTTCGCCATCGACAGCTGGCCGGTGGCCGCGGTGAAGGCCTTTGTCGGTCACTCCCTGGCCACCGCCAGCGGCGACCAGGTGATCTCCGCGCTGGGCACCTTCAAGTACGGCATCATCCCCGGCATCAAGACCATCGATGCCGTGGCCGACGACGTGCACCAGCAGCACCTGAGCATCAGCAAGGTCGACCGTCACGACCAGCGCATGGACGTGTGCTTCATCAACTCCAAGGGCTTTGGCGGCAACAATGCCAGCGCCGTGGTGCTCGCCCCCCACGTGGTCGAGCGCATGCTGCGCAAGCGCCATGGCGAGGCGGCATTCGGCGCCTACCAGCAGCGTCGCGAACAGACCCGCGCCAGTGCCCAGGCCTACGACGAGCAGGCGACCAAGGGCCAGCTGGAGATCATCTACAACTTCGGCAACGACCTGATCGATGACACCGAGATCGCCATCGACGATGCGCAGATCAAGGTACCGGGCTTCGCCCAACCGCTGGTGTACAAGCAGGATAGTCGCTACAGCGACATGCTCGACTGA
- the nudE gene encoding ADP compounds hydrolase NudE, with protein MRQKPTVIAREIVASSRLFRVEEIQLRFSNGAERTYERLVGRGTGHGAVMIVAMADDEHVLLVEEYCGGTSEYELSLPKGLIEPDEDVLDAANRELQEEAGFGARKLEHLTELSLSPGYMSQKIQVVLARDLYPQSLPGDEPEPLRVDMVSLRELSALIQHPQFSEGRALAALYLVRDLLEQRGELAR; from the coding sequence ATGCGTCAGAAGCCCACCGTCATCGCCCGCGAGATCGTCGCCAGCAGCCGCCTGTTCCGCGTCGAGGAGATCCAGTTGCGCTTCAGCAACGGCGCCGAGCGCACCTATGAGCGGCTGGTCGGGCGCGGCACCGGCCATGGCGCGGTGATGATCGTGGCGATGGCCGATGACGAGCACGTGCTGCTGGTGGAGGAATACTGCGGCGGCACCAGCGAGTACGAACTGTCGCTGCCCAAGGGCCTGATCGAGCCCGATGAAGACGTGCTCGATGCCGCCAATCGCGAGCTGCAGGAGGAGGCCGGATTCGGCGCACGCAAGCTGGAGCATCTCACCGAACTGAGTCTATCGCCGGGCTATATGAGCCAGAAGATCCAGGTGGTGTTGGCCCGCGATCTTTATCCACAGAGCCTGCCGGGCGACGAGCCGGAGCCGCTGCGGGTCGACATGGTCAGCCTGCGTGAACTGTCCGCGCTGATCCAGCACCCGCAGTTCAGCGAGGGCCGCGCCCTGGCCGCCCTGTACCTGGTGCGTGACCTCCTGGAGCAGCGCGGGGAATTGGCCCGATGA
- the uca gene encoding urea carboxylase — MFETVLIANRGEIAVRAIRTLKRLGVKSVAVYSDADRNAQHVRDADVAVALGGDKATDSYLRIDKILAAARDTGAQAIYPGYGFLSESAEFAEACESAGIAFVGPNALQIREFGLKHRARELAAEAQVPMAPGTGLLHSLDEALAAAEGIGYPIMLKTTAGGGGIGLTRCADAVALASAYDSVKRMGEQFFSDAGVFIERFVDQARHVEVQIFGDGNGRVAALGERDCSLQRRNQKVVEETPAPNLPQATRERLHAAAVQLGESVNYRSAGTVEFIYDAARDDFYFLEVNTRLQVEHPVTEMVTGLDLIECMLLVAAGDELDWAALNRAPQGAAIEVRIYAEDPLKNFQPSPGVLTDVHFPDDVRVDGWVSTGSEVSAFYDPMIAKLIVHAPTRDQAIAKLQKALGETRLHGIASNLDYLRQVVAEPRFHSAQIWTRLLDTFNYTAQVVEVLEPGTYSSVQDFPGRLGYWDIGVPPSGPMDDYGFRLANRIVGNHESAAGLEFTLQGPSLRFHSDALIALAGADCPAELDGEAVPYWAPVAIKAGQVLKLGRAQSGCRTYLAVRGGFDVPVYLGSRSTFALGQFGGHAGRTLRTADMLAISQDLPACTTPAPVSEPQALDASLIPAYGTTWNIGVLYGPHGAPDFFTPEAIEQFFAADWQVHYNSNRLGVRLSGPKPSWTRADGGEAGLHPSNVHDCEYAIGAINFTGDFPVILTKDGPSLGGFVCPVTIAKAELWKVGQVKPGDTLRFHPISFEQAQALEQAQLASLQSLSAVSAVQLPAPSLQPGETVSATILAELPADGNRPRAVYRQAGDAYILLEYGDNVLDLALRLRVHLLMEALKAQPLAGLEELAPGVRSLQLRYDSRVLHQQALLDHLLGLEANLGDVADLKVPTRIVHLPMAFEDSATLAAVTRYSETVRSQAPWLPNNVDFIQRANGLATREAVRDILFEASYLILGLGDVYLDAPCAVPLDPRHRLLSSKYNPARTYTAEGTVGIGGMYMCIYGMDSPGGYQLVGRTLPIWNKFVKNAQFAGGQPWLLHFFDQVRFYPVSEAELDEFREAFREGRAQIRIEQSTFDFAEYQGFLADNATSIDAFQRQQKQAFDAEVQLWRDDDADSHTAPAAGLDDDEAIDGHLVSADMCGSVWKVLVEPGQYVEAGATLLVVEAMKMELAVLAPLAGTVKAVRCQPGKAVTPGDALLVLEPGEAA, encoded by the coding sequence ATGTTTGAAACAGTGTTGATCGCCAACCGCGGGGAGATAGCCGTCCGTGCCATCCGCACCCTCAAGCGCCTCGGTGTGAAGAGCGTGGCGGTGTATTCCGATGCCGACCGCAACGCCCAGCATGTGCGCGATGCCGACGTGGCGGTGGCCCTGGGCGGCGACAAGGCCACCGACAGCTACCTGCGCATCGACAAGATTCTCGCCGCCGCCAGGGACACCGGCGCCCAGGCGATCTACCCCGGTTATGGCTTCCTCTCCGAGAGCGCCGAGTTCGCCGAGGCCTGCGAAAGCGCTGGCATCGCCTTCGTCGGCCCCAATGCCCTGCAGATCCGTGAGTTCGGCCTCAAGCACCGCGCCCGTGAGCTGGCTGCCGAGGCCCAGGTGCCGATGGCGCCCGGCACCGGCCTGCTGCACAGCCTCGACGAAGCCCTGGCCGCCGCCGAAGGCATCGGCTACCCGATCATGCTCAAGACCACTGCCGGCGGTGGCGGTATCGGCCTGACCCGCTGCGCCGACGCCGTGGCCCTGGCCAGCGCCTACGACAGCGTCAAGCGCATGGGCGAGCAGTTCTTCAGTGATGCCGGCGTATTCATCGAGCGCTTCGTCGATCAGGCGCGGCACGTCGAAGTACAGATTTTCGGTGACGGCAACGGCCGCGTGGCCGCCCTCGGCGAGCGCGACTGCTCGCTGCAGCGACGCAACCAGAAGGTGGTCGAGGAAACCCCGGCGCCAAACCTGCCCCAGGCCACCCGTGAGCGCCTGCACGCCGCCGCCGTGCAACTCGGCGAGTCGGTGAACTACCGCAGCGCCGGCACCGTGGAATTCATCTACGACGCCGCCCGCGACGATTTCTACTTTCTCGAAGTGAACACCCGCCTGCAGGTCGAGCACCCGGTCACCGAGATGGTCACCGGCCTGGATCTGATCGAATGCATGCTGCTCGTGGCCGCCGGCGACGAGCTGGACTGGGCGGCCCTGAACCGCGCGCCGCAAGGTGCCGCCATCGAGGTGCGCATCTACGCCGAGGACCCGCTGAAGAACTTCCAGCCCAGCCCGGGCGTGCTCACCGACGTGCATTTCCCGGATGACGTGCGGGTCGACGGCTGGGTCAGCACCGGCAGCGAAGTGTCGGCCTTTTACGACCCGATGATCGCCAAGCTGATCGTTCACGCACCGACCCGCGACCAGGCCATCGCCAAGTTGCAGAAAGCCCTGGGTGAAACCCGCCTGCACGGCATCGCCAGCAACCTCGATTACCTGCGCCAGGTGGTGGCCGAGCCGCGCTTCCACAGTGCGCAGATCTGGACGCGCCTGCTCGACACCTTCAACTACACAGCCCAGGTGGTCGAGGTGCTGGAGCCCGGCACCTACAGCAGCGTGCAGGACTTCCCCGGTCGCCTCGGCTACTGGGACATCGGCGTGCCGCCGTCCGGGCCGATGGACGACTACGGCTTCCGCCTGGCCAACCGCATCGTCGGCAACCACGAGAGCGCCGCCGGCCTGGAATTCACCCTGCAGGGCCCGAGCCTGCGCTTTCACAGCGATGCGCTGATCGCCCTCGCCGGTGCCGACTGCCCGGCCGAACTGGATGGCGAAGCCGTACCCTATTGGGCGCCAGTCGCCATCAAGGCTGGTCAGGTGCTCAAGCTCGGCCGCGCGCAAAGTGGCTGCCGCACCTACCTCGCCGTGCGCGGCGGCTTCGATGTGCCGGTGTACCTGGGCAGCCGCTCGACCTTCGCCCTCGGCCAGTTCGGTGGCCATGCCGGCCGCACCCTGCGCACCGCCGACATGCTGGCCATCTCCCAGGATCTGCCGGCCTGCACCACGCCGGCGCCGGTCAGCGAGCCGCAGGCGCTGGATGCCAGCCTGATTCCCGCCTACGGCACCACCTGGAACATCGGCGTGCTCTACGGCCCCCACGGCGCGCCGGACTTCTTCACGCCTGAAGCCATCGAGCAGTTCTTCGCCGCCGACTGGCAGGTGCACTACAACTCCAACCGCCTGGGCGTGCGCCTTTCCGGGCCGAAGCCGAGCTGGACCCGCGCCGACGGCGGCGAAGCCGGGCTGCATCCGTCCAACGTGCATGATTGCGAATACGCCATCGGTGCCATCAATTTCACCGGCGACTTCCCGGTGATCCTCACCAAGGATGGCCCCAGCCTGGGCGGCTTCGTCTGCCCGGTGACCATCGCCAAGGCCGAGCTGTGGAAGGTCGGCCAGGTCAAGCCGGGCGACACCCTGCGCTTTCACCCGATCAGCTTCGAGCAGGCCCAGGCCCTGGAGCAGGCGCAACTGGCCAGCCTGCAAAGCCTCAGCGCGGTCAGCGCGGTGCAATTGCCGGCGCCGAGCCTGCAGCCGGGCGAAACGGTATCGGCCACCATCCTCGCCGAGCTGCCGGCCGATGGCAACCGCCCGCGCGCGGTCTATCGGCAGGCGGGCGATGCCTACATCCTGCTCGAATATGGCGACAACGTGCTCGACCTGGCGCTGCGCCTGCGCGTGCACCTGTTGATGGAAGCACTCAAGGCTCAGCCCCTCGCCGGCCTGGAAGAACTGGCGCCCGGCGTGCGCTCCCTGCAGCTACGTTACGACAGCCGCGTGCTGCACCAGCAGGCGCTGCTCGATCACCTGCTGGGCCTGGAAGCCAACCTGGGCGACGTGGCAGACCTCAAGGTGCCGACCCGTATCGTCCACCTGCCGATGGCCTTCGAGGACAGCGCCACCCTGGCCGCCGTCACCCGCTACAGCGAGACGGTGCGCAGCCAGGCACCCTGGCTGCCGAACAACGTCGACTTCATCCAGCGCGCCAATGGCCTGGCCACCCGCGAGGCAGTGCGCGACATCCTGTTCGAGGCCAGCTACCTGATTCTCGGCCTCGGTGACGTCTACCTCGACGCGCCCTGCGCCGTGCCGCTCGACCCGCGCCACCGCCTGCTCAGCTCCAAGTACAACCCGGCGCGCACCTACACCGCCGAAGGCACCGTGGGCATCGGCGGCATGTACATGTGCATCTACGGCATGGACTCGCCCGGCGGCTATCAGCTGGTCGGCCGCACCCTGCCGATCTGGAACAAGTTCGTGAAGAACGCCCAGTTCGCGGGCGGCCAGCCGTGGCTGCTGCACTTCTTCGACCAGGTGCGCTTCTACCCGGTCAGCGAGGCCGAGCTGGACGAATTCCGCGAGGCGTTCCGCGAGGGCCGGGCGCAGATCAGGATCGAGCAGAGCACCTTCGATTTCGCCGAGTACCAGGGCTTCCTGGCCGACAACGCGACGAGCATCGACGCCTTCCAGCGCCAGCAGAAGCAGGCCTTCGACGCCGAAGTGCAGCTGTGGCGCGACGACGATGCCGACAGCCACACCGCCCCAGCGGCGGGCCTGGACGATGACGAAGCCATCGACGGCCATCTGGTCAGCGCCGACATGTGCGGCAGCGTCTGGAAGGTGCTGGTCGAGCCCGGCCAGTACGTCGAGGCCGGCGCCACCCTGCTGGTGGTCGAGGCGATGAAGATGGAGCTGGCCGTGCTCGCGCCGCTGGCCGGCACGGTCAAGGCCGTGCGCTGCCAGCCGGGCAAGGCGGTCACCCCGGGTGACGCACTGCTGGTGCTCGAACCGGGCGAGGCCGCCTGA